Proteins from a genomic interval of Candidatus Rubidus massiliensis:
- the prc_1 gene encoding Tail-specific protease precursor, whose protein sequence is MFSKIKPVIFCCFFLLTFKLNAKIYEITPNQVHKKVLEIMKAHANYKNLSPELIKRIYLAFLDELDPNKTYLIESDIQPWLEPTNDDLNRVLIEMNQQNYEEFEKIHKKMVQAIARKRNLIEKINSTPLPKKVKAQEFKDMKWAKNEDELFNRLLRIKSLQIDTAAKLDADLREKSLQRIEKVQNKFENELLSTPEQGIKSLILTYVLKAVASSLDTHTAYFTPDEAAQFLIVVQQRLFGIGAQLRDDLNGFTVVKIVEGGPAAEGKELKAKDRIIAVNGEPVVGMDIVDAVELIRGQKNTPVDLTVIREKKDGDEKEEEQLTIRVMRGEVVLKETRYESSTEPFADGSIGYLRLYSFYQDPESSSATDLAKAIEEMKKENNLKGIILDLRYNTGGMLSQAVAVTGLFIKKGIVVSIKDDSDAVQHLRNLEGQATWDGPLIVLTNRASASASEIVAGTLQDYGRALIVGDDHTYGKGSFQTFTLTNSQSNSVNQEGEFKVTRGRYYTVSGKSPQLTGVFSDIVAPGAISEMEIGEVFGKYPLQTDKIKDNFDDDLSDIPYLQRERVKYLYKFDLQQKLDLFTPYYATLKKNSETRIKNNKNYQTFLKNLKNKEEEDLDEEEKDNNKPYDYQLAEAYNIMKDLLMLMQLKLMNFKNS, encoded by the coding sequence ATGTTTTCTAAAATAAAGCCAGTTATTTTTTGTTGTTTTTTTCTACTGACATTTAAACTAAATGCCAAAATTTATGAAATAACCCCGAATCAAGTACATAAAAAGGTACTTGAAATAATGAAAGCTCATGCTAATTATAAAAATCTCTCTCCAGAACTTATTAAAAGGATCTATTTAGCTTTTTTAGATGAATTAGATCCAAACAAAACTTATCTAATAGAATCGGACATTCAACCTTGGCTCGAACCTACCAATGATGATCTAAATCGAGTCCTAATTGAAATGAATCAACAAAATTACGAAGAATTTGAAAAAATCCATAAAAAAATGGTGCAAGCGATTGCTAGAAAAAGAAATCTTATTGAAAAAATAAATTCAACTCCTCTGCCCAAAAAAGTTAAAGCACAAGAATTTAAAGACATGAAATGGGCCAAAAATGAAGATGAGTTATTTAATCGTTTATTAAGAATTAAATCTTTACAAATCGATACCGCCGCAAAACTTGATGCCGATTTGAGAGAAAAATCTTTACAACGAATAGAAAAAGTTCAGAATAAGTTTGAAAACGAGCTCTTATCAACTCCTGAACAAGGTATAAAAAGTTTAATTTTAACTTACGTATTAAAAGCCGTAGCATCATCATTAGATACTCATACCGCTTATTTTACACCTGATGAAGCCGCACAATTTTTAATTGTCGTTCAACAACGGTTGTTTGGCATTGGCGCTCAATTAAGAGACGATCTCAATGGTTTTACTGTTGTAAAAATAGTTGAGGGTGGCCCTGCCGCCGAAGGAAAAGAATTAAAAGCGAAAGATCGCATTATTGCAGTAAATGGCGAGCCTGTTGTCGGAATGGATATCGTAGATGCTGTAGAATTAATACGTGGACAAAAAAACACTCCCGTTGATTTAACTGTCATCCGTGAAAAGAAAGATGGGGATGAAAAAGAAGAAGAACAACTTACCATTCGAGTAATGAGGGGTGAAGTTGTTTTAAAAGAAACGCGTTATGAGTCTTCCACAGAACCATTTGCAGATGGGTCAATAGGTTATTTGCGTTTATATTCTTTTTACCAAGACCCAGAAAGCTCTTCAGCGACTGATCTTGCAAAAGCAATCGAGGAGATGAAAAAAGAGAATAATCTTAAAGGTATTATCTTAGATTTAAGATACAACACTGGCGGCATGTTATCTCAAGCCGTTGCAGTGACAGGCTTATTTATTAAAAAAGGTATTGTTGTCTCTATAAAAGATGATTCTGATGCAGTTCAACACTTACGCAATCTCGAGGGACAAGCGACTTGGGACGGTCCATTAATTGTTTTAACTAATCGAGCAAGCGCCTCAGCCTCTGAGATCGTAGCTGGAACTTTGCAAGATTATGGTAGAGCTTTGATTGTAGGAGATGACCATACTTACGGCAAAGGTTCTTTCCAAACCTTTACATTAACGAATTCACAATCCAATTCGGTTAATCAAGAAGGTGAATTTAAAGTGACTAGGGGTAGATATTACACCGTTTCCGGTAAATCACCCCAATTAACAGGAGTATTTTCTGACATAGTGGCTCCTGGAGCTATTTCCGAAATGGAAATTGGTGAAGTATTTGGTAAATACCCTTTACAGACGGATAAAATAAAAGATAATTTTGATGACGATCTTTCTGATATACCTTACCTACAAAGAGAACGAGTAAAATATTTGTATAAATTTGATTTGCAGCAAAAACTCGACCTTTTTACCCCCTATTACGCAACTCTTAAGAAAAACTCAGAGACTAGAATAAAGAATAATAAGAATTATCAAACGTTCTTAAAAAACTTAAAAAACAAAGAGGAAGAAGATTTAGACGAAGAAGAAAAAGATAATAATAAGCCCTACGATTACCAATTAGCGGAAGCTTATAATATCATGAAAGATCTTCTTATGTTAATGCAACTTAAGTTAATGAATTTCAAGAACAGTTAA
- a CDS encoding Early upstream open reading frame yields the protein MSKTKDTGKDAVSESLDAKLVSITEAAKLNKVTRQAIYVAIKLNKLKARKETTRWTIHLDDLEAYRKQKYSRSKSVFDGELLFDNDKGYYSVNQVARKLNVPAQKIYYATRVGMLKARRRGAAWVIHEKDVQDYADQHLKKKTTRKAS from the coding sequence ATGTCAAAGACAAAAGACACAGGCAAAGATGCCGTGAGCGAAAGTCTAGACGCTAAGCTTGTTTCTATTACAGAGGCTGCAAAACTTAATAAAGTAACTCGACAAGCAATTTATGTTGCTATTAAGTTAAATAAATTAAAAGCTAGAAAAGAAACAACTCGTTGGACCATTCACTTAGATGACCTAGAAGCTTATCGCAAGCAAAAATACTCTCGTTCTAAATCTGTTTTTGATGGCGAATTACTTTTTGATAATGACAAAGGTTACTATTCTGTTAATCAAGTTGCTAGAAAGCTTAATGTACCAGCTCAAAAAATTTATTATGCTACAAGAGTTGGCATGCTTAAGGCAAGAAGAAGAGGAGCTGCTTGGGTTATTCATGAAAAAGATGTCCAAGATTATGCTGACCAACATCTTAAAAAGAAAACAACTCGTAAAGCCAGCTAG
- the recJ gene encoding Single-stranded-DNA-specific exonuclease RecJ, whose protein sequence is MLWHFQHDNPLWVFPKNNPEWKEAIIKEFKIHPVTAQILISRNFTTFDQIHDYLYAKLPDLHDPFLFEEMPQAVERICKALENKENILIYGDNDVDGMTGTALLTEFLQFVGANVFFYVSNRGISRQSLIVEALEYAKKNECRLLITVDCGITAAVEIAKVVEQNVDVIVTDHHEPTDKIPHCVATLNPKLVKSSYPNPHLTGVGVAFKLAHAVTLQLISEEKISPKKIDLKRYLDLVALGTISDMGALIGENRILVSYGIRQLKKTKRLGLSFLMKISDIDLNFLTPFLIASKIAPFFNSLGRIDDPQKGVMMLLVRNAQTAEKMAQDLDLNNIERQKIERTMSSEVESMILSNPEILKNKAVVMYSDKWHPGVIAIPATKIAKHFNRPTVMIAIENGIGKASLRSIPEFPLLNVLKNCSDILINFGGHDFAAGLTIKEQHIEEFKKRFIMAAEEQLTENDIINKLYLDAEINFEDLTIDFMESLKLFEPFGNENPQPVFYCTVKQAWPPKVVGKTHLKLYLEPLNAESQGRMFEAIALFKADLSPFLRTKDLKLQIAFTPQLNNSQGSSIQLVIRNFQILN, encoded by the coding sequence ATGCTTTGGCATTTTCAGCATGATAATCCTTTATGGGTTTTCCCAAAAAATAATCCAGAATGGAAAGAAGCTATTATTAAAGAATTTAAAATTCATCCTGTCACCGCTCAAATTTTAATTTCACGCAATTTTACAACTTTTGATCAAATTCATGATTATTTGTATGCAAAATTACCCGACTTACATGACCCCTTTTTATTTGAAGAAATGCCACAAGCTGTTGAAAGAATTTGCAAAGCTTTGGAGAATAAGGAAAATATATTAATTTACGGAGACAATGACGTAGATGGTATGACTGGAACTGCATTACTCACTGAGTTTTTGCAATTTGTTGGTGCCAATGTATTTTTTTACGTTTCAAACAGAGGAATATCTAGACAAAGTTTGATTGTTGAAGCATTAGAATATGCTAAAAAAAATGAATGTCGCTTATTGATAACAGTTGATTGTGGAATCACGGCGGCTGTTGAAATAGCAAAAGTAGTTGAGCAAAATGTTGATGTTATTGTAACCGATCATCATGAACCAACTGATAAAATCCCCCATTGCGTCGCTACATTAAATCCAAAACTTGTAAAAAGTTCCTACCCAAATCCTCATTTAACAGGAGTTGGCGTTGCCTTTAAATTAGCTCATGCAGTAACCCTTCAATTGATTTCAGAAGAAAAAATTTCACCCAAAAAAATTGATTTAAAAAGATATTTAGATCTTGTAGCACTGGGCACTATTTCTGATATGGGTGCTTTGATTGGTGAAAATCGAATTTTAGTCAGTTATGGTATTAGACAATTAAAAAAAACAAAGCGATTAGGCTTAAGCTTTTTAATGAAAATTTCTGACATAGATCTAAACTTTTTAACTCCATTTTTGATTGCTTCAAAAATAGCGCCCTTTTTTAATAGTTTAGGCAGAATCGATGATCCCCAAAAAGGGGTAATGATGCTTCTTGTGAGAAATGCTCAAACGGCCGAAAAAATGGCTCAGGATCTCGATTTAAATAATATAGAAAGACAAAAAATCGAAAGAACAATGTCTTCTGAAGTTGAAAGTATGATTCTTTCAAATCCTGAAATTTTGAAAAATAAAGCAGTAGTGATGTATTCAGATAAGTGGCATCCAGGAGTTATTGCTATTCCAGCAACAAAAATAGCAAAACACTTCAATCGCCCAACTGTTATGATTGCTATCGAAAATGGCATAGGAAAAGCATCGCTTAGATCGATACCCGAATTTCCCCTACTTAATGTTCTAAAAAATTGCTCTGATATTTTAATAAATTTTGGAGGACATGATTTTGCAGCAGGATTAACAATTAAAGAACAACATATTGAAGAATTTAAAAAACGATTCATTATGGCTGCTGAAGAGCAACTCACCGAAAACGATATAATTAATAAACTTTATTTAGATGCAGAAATCAATTTTGAAGATTTAACTATTGATTTTATGGAATCTTTAAAATTATTTGAACCTTTTGGTAATGAAAATCCACAACCCGTTTTTTATTGTACTGTTAAGCAAGCTTGGCCACCAAAAGTCGTTGGCAAAACTCATTTAAAACTTTATTTAGAGCCTTTAAATGCAGAATCTCAAGGTCGCATGTTTGAAGCCATCGCTTTATTTAAAGCAGATTTAAGTCCATTTTTAAGAACGAAAGATTTGAAGTTACAAATTGCTTTTACGCCGCAACTCAACAACTCTCAAGGGTCAAGCATTCAGTTAGTAATAAGAAATTTTCAAATTTTGAATTAA
- a CDS encoding Na+/H+ antiporter, NhaD family, with the protein MNEYSWIITVIFVIGYFLITIEHLTKINKTAIALLMAVFCWVVYFQDPSISYEKDHYNFMHHLGDVSQIIFFLMGALTIVETISVHQGFKVITDSIQLNSKRRLLWTLGGIAFFLSAVLDNLTTTVVMISLLDKLVKEKEVKWYIGGAIVIAANAGGAWTPIGDVTTTMLWIGNQISTLLIMRDLFFPSLACMIVSFIPFHMQLTGKFTEESRTVETNKHVPHTSLIFFLGIALLIFVPIFKILTGLPPFMGMFFGVGLLWFVTDLIHSDHKARDYLLVPNILKEIDLASILFFLGILLSINSLDSSGVLPRLAQVFDTYIGNTTLIAVFIGLFSAIVDNVPLVAAAMGMYPLSQYPTDSQFWQLIAYCAGTGGSILIIGSAAGVVFMGMEKVNFFWYVRKISFPALLGYFAGIGVYLLQQMLFH; encoded by the coding sequence ATGAATGAATATTCGTGGATCATTACAGTTATTTTTGTAATAGGATATTTTCTTATTACAATCGAACATCTAACTAAAATAAACAAAACAGCTATAGCTTTATTGATGGCTGTATTTTGCTGGGTTGTATATTTTCAAGACCCCTCAATTTCTTATGAAAAAGATCATTACAACTTTATGCATCACTTAGGTGACGTAAGCCAGATTATTTTTTTCTTAATGGGAGCTTTAACTATCGTAGAAACGATAAGTGTTCATCAAGGTTTTAAAGTTATAACAGATTCAATTCAATTAAATTCTAAGCGTCGCCTACTTTGGACATTAGGTGGGATTGCTTTTTTTCTCTCAGCGGTTTTGGATAACTTAACTACAACTGTTGTAATGATCTCATTATTAGATAAGTTAGTAAAAGAAAAAGAGGTCAAGTGGTATATAGGTGGGGCAATTGTCATAGCAGCAAATGCTGGAGGAGCTTGGACCCCTATTGGAGATGTGACCACAACCATGTTATGGATAGGTAATCAGATATCAACACTCTTAATAATGCGTGATTTATTTTTTCCAAGCCTTGCTTGTATGATTGTTTCTTTTATTCCTTTTCATATGCAATTAACTGGGAAATTTACAGAAGAAAGTAGGACGGTGGAAACAAATAAGCATGTTCCACACACATCCTTAATTTTCTTTCTTGGAATAGCCCTTTTGATTTTTGTGCCCATATTTAAAATTTTGACAGGCTTACCTCCTTTTATGGGAATGTTTTTTGGAGTTGGCTTATTATGGTTTGTGACAGATTTAATACATAGCGATCACAAGGCTCGAGATTATTTATTGGTGCCAAATATTTTAAAAGAAATAGATTTAGCAAGTATTTTGTTCTTTTTAGGGATTTTATTAAGTATTAATTCACTCGATAGCTCCGGAGTTTTGCCAAGACTTGCTCAAGTTTTTGACACGTATATTGGAAATACAACTTTAATCGCTGTTTTTATTGGCTTATTTTCAGCAATTGTTGACAACGTGCCTTTAGTAGCCGCAGCTATGGGAATGTATCCTTTATCGCAATATCCAACTGATTCCCAATTTTGGCAATTAATAGCCTATTGCGCTGGTACTGGGGGAAGTATTTTGATTATAGGATCAGCTGCAGGAGTTGTTTTTATGGGGATGGAAAAGGTCAATTTCTTTTGGTATGTAAGAAAGATTAGTTTTCCTGCCTTACTTGGATATTTTGCAGGTATTGGCGTTTATTTATTACAGCAAATGCTATTCCATTAA
- the kdsD gene encoding Arabinose 5-phosphate isomerase KdsD — protein MSFKIKTCVNLNEYNVLKELIEEEKAAINFFFNHLDQNKLEPFFDFLVKCKGTIICSGIGKSGYVAEKVAMTFTSTGTKAIYISPNNALHGDIGFVTKDDVILFFSKSGESDELLAMLPTLRNRGTKVASIVMNSKSRLAKASDFIIEIPHLKELCPFNMVPTISCVTQMIVGDLFVIALMKARNFDTLQYAQNHPAGRIGKRLSLKVCDLMIRDEALPKVALKEKLSDILVELSNKRCGCVLVINENEELEGIFTDGDLGRILQKQGAKAMELAMSEIMTKNPHTIDPEKLALEAMDIMEANQKNAITVLPVVDEKKKVKGLIRLHDIVQSGV, from the coding sequence ATGTCATTTAAAATCAAAACATGCGTAAATTTAAATGAGTATAATGTGTTAAAAGAGTTAATCGAAGAAGAAAAAGCGGCTATTAATTTTTTCTTTAACCATCTGGATCAAAACAAATTAGAACCTTTTTTTGATTTTTTAGTTAAGTGTAAAGGAACAATCATATGTTCAGGAATTGGTAAAAGTGGTTATGTAGCAGAAAAAGTTGCTATGACTTTTACATCAACTGGAACAAAAGCCATTTATATATCACCAAATAATGCTTTACATGGAGATATAGGTTTTGTAACAAAGGATGATGTTATTTTATTTTTTAGTAAAAGTGGGGAAAGTGATGAACTTTTAGCTATGCTCCCAACATTGCGAAATCGAGGCACCAAAGTTGCATCCATTGTAATGAACAGTAAAAGTCGCTTAGCTAAAGCTTCCGATTTCATTATTGAAATACCCCATTTAAAAGAATTGTGCCCTTTTAATATGGTTCCAACAATTTCTTGTGTAACACAAATGATTGTAGGAGATTTATTCGTAATTGCCTTAATGAAAGCCAGAAATTTTGACACTTTACAATATGCGCAAAACCATCCAGCAGGAAGGATTGGTAAACGCTTGTCTTTAAAGGTCTGTGACTTGATGATAAGAGATGAAGCTTTACCAAAAGTCGCTTTAAAGGAAAAATTAAGTGATATACTAGTTGAACTATCTAATAAAAGATGTGGATGTGTTCTAGTAATCAATGAAAATGAGGAATTAGAGGGGATTTTTACCGACGGCGACCTTGGACGAATTTTGCAAAAGCAAGGAGCTAAAGCGATGGAACTTGCAATGTCTGAAATTATGACAAAAAATCCTCACACAATCGATCCTGAAAAATTAGCTTTAGAAGCCATGGATATTATGGAAGCTAATCAAAAAAATGCTATTACAGTATTACCAGTAGTTGATGAAAAGAAAAAAGTTAAAGGTCTTATTCGTTTGCACGATATTGTACAATCTGGCGTTTAA
- the rlmCD_2 gene encoding 23S rRNA (uracil-C(5))-methyltransferase RlmCD, with protein MKYMQDHCTGKIENLSFGAEGITKNDGKVVFVPFTIPQELVSYHITSQKKNYAYGKLDAVLKESHYRIPPKCPYYTVCGGCQMQHISYDLQLDWKKKWVEDALNKMHKLNVIVNNTLPSLKTYAYRRHIHLHFKKENKALSIGYVRADLQGIVSINECPIFLEDQKKLYERVYTFINLIAYKDFFQGKLIIQKNNDKFILCIISDEDFANSTVIAKQIVNFPEFTGVIYKVGFTIKQWGECESDYQLNSNQFCLSPLAFTQNNPELSAELYSQMASFVKPNEKILDLYCGVGISTLLISEKKGLVTGVEWNKTSIFLAKEHARKNGKTISFIQDDVEKFLLNNPNKNWNLIIVNPPRNGLSPKICQWFSPKKSDKIIYISCMPTTLGRDLKKLTENGFKIKLVQPYDMFPQTTHVETFVYLEKV; from the coding sequence ATGAAATATATGCAAGATCATTGTACAGGTAAAATTGAAAATTTAAGTTTTGGCGCAGAAGGGATCACAAAAAATGATGGCAAAGTTGTTTTTGTTCCTTTTACTATTCCGCAAGAATTGGTTTCATACCATATTACTTCACAAAAAAAAAATTATGCTTACGGAAAGCTCGATGCAGTTTTGAAAGAAAGCCACTATAGAATACCTCCTAAATGTCCATACTACACAGTTTGTGGTGGTTGTCAGATGCAACATATCAGCTACGATCTTCAATTAGATTGGAAAAAAAAATGGGTAGAAGATGCATTAAACAAAATGCATAAATTAAATGTGATAGTTAATAATACTCTACCATCACTTAAAACTTATGCTTACAGAAGACATATACATTTACATTTTAAAAAAGAAAATAAAGCATTATCAATTGGTTATGTAAGAGCGGATTTGCAAGGCATTGTTTCAATTAACGAATGTCCAATTTTTTTAGAAGATCAAAAGAAACTTTATGAAAGAGTATACACGTTTATTAACCTGATTGCTTACAAAGATTTCTTTCAGGGTAAACTTATTATCCAAAAAAATAATGATAAATTTATTTTATGTATTATTAGTGATGAAGATTTCGCGAATAGCACTGTTATTGCAAAGCAAATTGTAAATTTCCCCGAATTTACAGGTGTTATCTATAAAGTTGGTTTTACCATTAAACAATGGGGTGAATGTGAATCTGATTATCAATTAAATTCGAATCAATTTTGTTTATCACCTTTAGCTTTTACACAAAACAATCCAGAACTGAGTGCTGAATTATATTCACAGATGGCAAGTTTTGTAAAACCAAATGAAAAAATTTTAGACTTATATTGTGGAGTTGGAATTTCTACTCTTTTAATTTCTGAAAAAAAAGGGTTAGTAACTGGGGTTGAATGGAATAAAACTTCAATATTTTTAGCAAAAGAGCACGCGCGGAAAAATGGAAAAACAATCAGCTTCATTCAAGATGATGTTGAAAAATTTCTTTTAAATAATCCTAATAAGAATTGGAATTTGATTATTGTTAATCCGCCAAGAAACGGCTTAAGCCCAAAAATTTGTCAGTGGTTTTCCCCAAAGAAATCGGATAAGATTATATATATTTCTTGTATGCCAACAACGCTTGGAAGAGATTTAAAAAAGCTAACTGAAAATGGTTTTAAAATTAAGTTAGTTCAACCCTATGACATGTTTCCTCAAACAACACATGTCGAAACATTTGTTTACTTAGAGAAAGTCTAA
- the ynaI gene encoding MscS family inner membrane protein YnaI yields the protein MESIYSALRIMNSALEGNYGWVSEVLAIAFIVILFNFVAKWVLRKLHERFKSQKRYFSDSLVRALYRPLSYYVWIFAFVLGLQLVLERGLNYPNFSYKQIALSLAFIGCFIWFLLRWKNNVTQYLISMSRNKEITLDPGKIDAINKLLTIFILFVGLLLFLEATNSNLNTLIAFGGVGGLAIAFASQEIIANFFGGLMVYLNQPFSIGDWVSLPEKNIEGHIEEIGWYMTRIRTFEKRPVYVPNSIFTKAYVVTPSRMTHRRFLEVIGLRYADMPAIQAIIHDIQDMLKNHKKIDQSFKSFALLKGFNQSSVDINVCCFSQVTDGFEFDKLKQELLMNIYKIISSHGAEMAFPTTQIEITKAPSNFSSESFSR from the coding sequence ATGGAATCAATCTACAGCGCTTTACGAATAATGAATTCTGCGTTAGAAGGAAATTATGGATGGGTAAGCGAAGTTTTAGCTATTGCCTTCATCGTTATACTCTTTAATTTTGTAGCTAAATGGGTTTTAAGAAAGCTGCATGAGCGTTTTAAATCGCAAAAAAGATACTTTAGTGATAGCTTAGTTCGAGCTCTTTACAGACCATTGAGTTACTACGTATGGATTTTTGCCTTTGTTTTAGGGTTACAATTAGTATTAGAAAGGGGTTTAAATTATCCTAATTTTTCTTATAAACAAATCGCCTTATCCCTTGCCTTCATTGGTTGTTTTATCTGGTTTTTATTGCGATGGAAAAATAATGTTACTCAATATTTAATTTCAATGAGTCGCAATAAGGAAATAACTTTAGATCCAGGTAAAATTGACGCTATTAACAAATTATTAACCATATTCATTCTATTTGTAGGATTACTCCTTTTTTTAGAAGCGACTAATAGTAACTTGAATACTTTAATTGCTTTTGGTGGAGTCGGTGGTCTTGCAATAGCCTTTGCCTCTCAAGAAATAATTGCTAATTTCTTTGGTGGTTTGATGGTTTATCTAAATCAACCTTTTTCCATTGGAGATTGGGTGAGTTTACCAGAAAAAAACATTGAAGGACATATAGAAGAAATTGGTTGGTATATGACTCGCATTCGCACATTTGAAAAAAGACCGGTCTATGTGCCCAACTCTATTTTTACGAAAGCTTACGTTGTTACTCCATCTAGGATGACTCACCGCCGTTTTTTAGAGGTCATTGGGCTTCGCTATGCCGATATGCCAGCTATTCAAGCGATTATCCATGATATTCAGGATATGTTAAAAAATCATAAGAAAATTGATCAGTCTTTTAAAAGCTTTGCTTTACTTAAAGGCTTTAATCAAAGCTCAGTGGATATTAATGTTTGTTGTTTTTCTCAAGTAACAGATGGGTTTGAATTTGACAAATTGAAGCAAGAATTATTGATGAATATTTATAAGATAATCTCATCACATGGAGCAGAAATGGCATTTCCAACCACTCAGATTGAGATTACCAAAGCTCCAAGTAATTTTTCGTCTGAATCATTTTCACGTTAA
- the gltX gene encoding Glutamate--tRNA ligase, which produces MSVRVRIAPSPTGDPHVGTAYMALFNLIFARHHKGTFVLRIEDTDRSRSRPEYEQNIYKALQWCNIQWDEGPDIGGPYGPYRQSERFEIYKEYAQILLDKGKAYKCFCTQEDLEEMRELAAKQGKRQGYDRRCRNLSADEIAEREKAGLPFVVRLKMPLSGECVYEDAIKGRITAPWADIDDQVLLKSDGFPTYHLANVVDDYTMKITHVIRGDEWMSSTPKHVYLYEAFGWTAPTFMHMPLLLGKDGKKLSKRKNPTSIFFYRDSGYLPEAFLNFLTLMGYSMTGDREIYSLEDVIREFDHKRIGVSGAVFDVQKLDWINQQYLIKNIPENDLWSRLRQWNFSDEYMSKLMPLCHSRIKTFGEFMELCDFFFINHLKYTPELFASKQLNLEQIAYIYQAMIWWMDENENWTSSGVNQASREIAELFGINHKKVIMPALFACIMGKLQGPPLFDSVEILGKDRTRARLLKSIEFLGGISSKKMDNLKKGWEKKDCKHLFEQPVKV; this is translated from the coding sequence ATGTCAGTTCGAGTTAGAATTGCTCCCTCTCCCACCGGCGATCCTCATGTAGGTACAGCTTACATGGCTTTATTTAATTTGATTTTTGCGAGACATCATAAAGGAACATTTGTTTTACGTATTGAAGATACAGATCGCTCAAGAAGTAGACCAGAATATGAACAAAACATCTATAAAGCCTTACAGTGGTGCAATATTCAATGGGATGAAGGTCCAGATATCGGTGGTCCTTATGGCCCCTATCGGCAATCAGAACGCTTTGAAATTTATAAAGAATATGCTCAAATCTTACTTGATAAGGGAAAAGCCTATAAATGCTTTTGTACTCAAGAAGATTTAGAAGAAATGAGAGAACTTGCAGCAAAGCAGGGCAAAAGACAAGGATACGATAGACGCTGTAGAAATTTAAGTGCTGACGAAATTGCTGAAAGAGAAAAAGCTGGCTTACCTTTTGTTGTGCGTTTAAAGATGCCATTGTCTGGCGAATGTGTTTATGAAGATGCGATTAAAGGTAGAATTACAGCTCCTTGGGCAGATATTGATGACCAAGTTCTTTTAAAATCAGATGGATTTCCAACGTATCATTTAGCTAATGTAGTTGATGACTACACAATGAAGATTACCCATGTAATTCGTGGGGATGAGTGGATGAGTTCAACCCCAAAACACGTGTATTTGTATGAAGCTTTTGGTTGGACAGCGCCAACATTTATGCACATGCCCCTTTTACTTGGAAAAGATGGAAAAAAGTTGTCTAAACGAAAAAACCCAACTTCGATCTTTTTTTACAGAGACTCAGGCTATCTTCCAGAAGCCTTTTTAAACTTTTTAACCCTAATGGGTTACAGTATGACTGGTGATAGGGAAATTTACTCCTTAGAAGATGTTATAAGAGAATTTGATCACAAACGAATTGGTGTTTCGGGAGCGGTGTTTGATGTACAAAAACTCGATTGGATTAATCAACAATATCTAATTAAGAATATTCCTGAAAATGATCTATGGTCTCGATTAAGACAATGGAATTTTAGTGATGAGTACATGAGCAAATTGATGCCTCTTTGCCATTCCCGTATAAAAACTTTTGGAGAATTCATGGAATTATGTGATTTCTTCTTTATTAACCACTTAAAATATACGCCGGAATTATTTGCCTCAAAGCAATTAAACCTTGAGCAAATTGCCTATATTTATCAAGCCATGATTTGGTGGATGGATGAAAATGAAAATTGGACAAGCAGTGGTGTTAACCAAGCTTCAAGAGAAATAGCTGAGCTATTTGGAATTAACCATAAAAAAGTTATAATGCCTGCTTTATTTGCCTGCATTATGGGTAAATTACAAGGACCTCCTTTATTTGATTCTGTTGAAATATTAGGCAAAGATCGCACTCGCGCTCGCCTACTAAAGTCAATAGAGTTTTTAGGAGGCATTTCTAGCAAAAAAATGGATAACTTAAAAAAGGGATGGGAAAAAAAAGATTGTAAACATCTTTTTGAGCAGCCCGTCAAAGTTTAA